The proteins below come from a single Drosophila teissieri strain GT53w chromosome 3L, Prin_Dtei_1.1, whole genome shotgun sequence genomic window:
- the LOC122618479 gene encoding FACT complex subunit spt16 isoform X2 — MSSFVLDKEAFVRRVKRLYTEWRAPSIGHDDALRNLDCIMSIVGVEEDVMYSKSMALQLWLLGYELTDTISVFCSDAVYFLTSKKKIEFLKQTQNITEEGFPEIKLLVRDRTDKDQGNFEKLIKALQNSKKGKRLGIFTKDAYPGEFSEAWKKSLTASKFDHVDISTIIAYLMCPKDESEINNIRKASLVSMDIFNKYLKDEIMDIIDSDRKVKHNKLSDGCEAAIGEKKYTSGLDPRLLDMAYPPIIQSGGAYSLKFSAVADKNPLHFGVIVCSLGARYKSYCSNISRTFLVNPTEAMQENYTFLVSVQEEILKLLVPGTKLCDVYEKTLDYVKKEKPSMVDNLPKSFGFAMGLEFRENSIVIGPKCQALLKKNMVFNLHVGISNLTNPEAADKEGKNYALFIGDTVLVGEQSPASVMTPSKKKIKNVGIFIKDDSDEEDVDDKKTAKEDQGTEILGRSKRNAVLESKLRNEINTEEKRKEHQRELAQQLNERAKDRLAKQGNSKEVEKVRKNTVSYKSISQMPREPEVKELKLYVDKKYETVIMPVFGIQVPFHISTIKNISQSVEGEYTYLRINFFHPGATMGRNEGGLYPQPEATFVKEVTYRSSNVKEHGEVGAPSANLNNAFRLIKEVQKRFKTREAEEREKEDLVKQDTLILSQNKGNPKLKDLYIRPNIVTKRMTGSLEAHSNGFRYISVRGDKVDILYNNIKSAFFQPCDGEMIILLHFHLKYAIMFGKKKHVDVQFYTEVGEITTDLGKHQHMHDRDDLAAEQAERELRHKLKTAFKSFCEKVETMTKSVVEFDTPFRELGFPGAPFRSTVTLQPTSGSLVNLTEWPPFVITLDDVELVHFERVQFHLRNFDMIFVFKEYNKKVAMVNAIPMNMLDHVKEWLNSCDIRYSEGVQSLNWQKIMKTITDDPEGFFDQGGWTFLDPESGSEGENETAESEEDEAYNPTDAESDEESDEDSEYSEASEDSEESDEDLGSDEESGKDWSDLEREAAEEDRNHDYATDDKPRNGKFDSKKHGKSSKHSPSKSSKDKYHSRDKHHSSSSSGHKSSSKDKDRKRSREDSRDNGHKSKKSRH, encoded by the exons ATGTCGAGCTTTGTGCTGGACAAGGAGGCGTTTGTGCGCCGCGTGAAGCGCCTTTACACAGAATGGAGG GCTCCCAGCATCGGACACGATGACGCGCTGCGGAATCTGGACTGCATCATGAGCATCGTGGGCGTCGAGGAGGATGTCATGTACTCCAAGTCCATGGCCCTGCAGCTCTGGCTGCTGGGCTACGAGCTGACGGACACCATCTCCGTGTTCTGCTCGGATGCCGTATACTTCCTCAccagcaaaaagaaaatagagTTCCTGAAACAGACCCAGAACATCACCGAAGAAGGTTTTCCTGAAATCAAGCTCCTTGTGAGGGATCGG ACGGACAAGGACCAGGGCAACTTCGAGAAACTCATCAAAGCCCTGCAGAACTCCAAGAAGGGCAAGCGCTTGGGCATCTTCACCAAGGACGCCTATCCCGGGGAGTTCAGCGAAGCCTGGAAGAAGTCGTTGACGGCGTCCAAGTTCGATCATGTCGACATCAGCACTATTATCGCCTACCTTATGTGTCCCAAGGATGAGTCAGAGATCAACAACATACGCAAGGCATCGCTAGTGTCTATGGACATTTTCAACAAGTATTTGAAAGATGAGATCATGGACATTATTGATTCGGATAGG AAAGTCAAACACAACAAGCTCTCAGATGGCTGCGAGGCTGCCATTGGCGAGAAGAAGTACACCAGTGGTCTGGATCCTAGACTACTCGACATGGCCTATCCACCCATCATCCAATCGGGAGGAGCCTACAGCCTGAAATTCTCCGCCGTAGCTGACAAAAATCCCTTGCACTTCGGGGTGATAGTATGCTCTTTGGGCGCCCGCTACAAGTCCTACTGCTCAAATATATCGCGCACCTTTCTGGTGAATCCCACCGAGGCCATGCAGGAGAACTACACATTTCTGGTAAGTGTGCAGGAGGAGATTCTCAAACTGCTGGTTCCGGGCACCAAGCTGTGCGACGTCTACGAGAAGACCTTGGACTACGTTAAGAAGGAGAAGCCCAGTATGGTGGACAATCTGCCCAAGAGCTTTGGTTTCGCAATGGGCCTGGAGTTCCGGGAGAACTCGATTGTCATCGGACCCAAATGCCAGGCGCTACTCAAAAAGAACATGGTCTTCAACTTGCACGTGGGCATCTCGAATCTGACCAATCCCGAAGCCGCCGACAAAGAGGGCAAGAACTACGCCCTCTTCATCGGCGACACCGTCCTAGTTGGCGAACAATCGCCGGCCAGCGTGATGACTCCCTCCAAGAAGAAGATCAAGAACGTGGGCATCTTCATCAAGGACGACAGCGACGAGGAAGATGTGGATGACAAGAAGACTGCTAAAGAAGATCAGGgcaccgagattctgggtcGCAGCAAGCGCAATGCGGTGCTGGAGTCAAAGCTGCGAAACGAGATCAACACGGAGGAGAAGCGCAAGGAGCACCAGCGCGAGCTGGCTCAGCAGCTGAACGAGCGCGCCAAGGATCGACTGGCCAAGCAGGGAAACTCGAAGGAGGTGGAGAAAGTGCGCAAGAACACCGTTTCATACAAGTCCATCAGCCAAATGCCGCGCGAACCGGAAGTAAAAGAGCTCAAGCTTTACGTGGACAAGAAGTACGAGACCGTCATCATGCCAGTGTTTGGCATCCAGGTGCCGTTCCATATATCGACCATCAAGAACATCTCGCAGTCGGTGGAGGGCGAGTACACGTACTTGCGAATCAACTTCTTCCACCCCGGCGCCACGATGGGTCGCAACGAAGGCGGACTCTATCCTCAGCCAGAAGCCACCTTCGTCAAGGAAGT TACATACCGCAGCTCCAATGTGAAGGAACACGGAGAGGTGGGAGCTCCATCTGCAAATCTGAACAATGCCTTCCGGCTGATCAAGGAGGTGCAGAAGCGCTTTAAGACCCGCGAGGCGGAGGAGCGCGAGAAGGAGGATCTTGTGAAGCAAGACACGCTCATTCTGTCCCAGAACAAGGGCAATCCCAAGCTGAAGGATCTGTACATTCGGCCCAACATCGTGACCAAGCGCATGACGGGCAGCCTGGAAGCGCACTCCAATGGATTCCGGTACATCTCCGTGCGCGGCGACAAGGTGGACATCCTGTACAACAACATCAAGAGCGCGTTCTTCCAGCCCTGTGACGGCGAGATGATCATTCTTCTGCATTTCCACCTCAAGTACGCCATCATGTTTGGCAAAAAGAAGCACGTGGATGTGCAGTTCTACACGGAAGTGGGAGAGATCACCACGGATCTGGGCAAGCACCAGCACATGCACGACCGCGACGACTTGGCTGCTGAGCAGGCGGAACGCGAGCTGCGCCACAAGCTCAAGACTGCCTTCAAGAGCTTCTGCGAGAAGGTGGAAACAATGACCAAGTCGGTAGTGGAGTTCGACACACCGTTCCGTGAGTTGGGATTCCCTGGAGCACCCTTCCGCAGCACGGTGACGCTGCAACCCACCTCGGGCTCACTGGTCAATCTCACAGAATGGCCGCCATTCGTCATCACGCTGGACGATGTGGAGCTGGTGCACTTCGAGCGCGTTCAGTTCCACTTGCGCAACTTCGATATGATATTTGTGTTCAAGGAGTACAACAAGAAGGTGGCCATGGTGAACGCCATTCCCATGAACATGCTGGATCACGTCAAGGAGTGGCTCAA CTCCTGCGACATTCGCTATTCGGAGGGCGTTCAATCCCTGAACTGGCAAAAGATCATGAAGACTATCACAGACGATCCCGAGGGATTCTTTGACCAAGGCGGCTGGACTTTCTTGGACCCGGAATCGGGCAGCGAAGGCGAAAACGAGACCGCCGAGTCCGAAGAGGATGAGGCCTACAATCCCACCGACGCTGAATCGGATGAGGAGTCGGACGAGGATTCCGAGTACTCAGAGGCCTCTGAAGACAGCGAAGAAAGCGATG AGGACCTTGGCTCTGATGAGGAATCTGGCAAGGATTGGTCCGATCTGGAGCGCGAGGCTGCTGAGGAGGATCGCAACCATGATTATGCCACAGATGACAAACCACGCAACGGCAAATTCGATTCCAAGAAGCACGGCAAAAGTTCAAAGCACAG CCCGTCGAAATCGTCGAAGGACAAGTACCACAGCCGGGACAAGCATCATTCCTCCTCATCGTCCGGAcacaagagcagcagcaaggacAAGGATCGCAAGCGCTCGCGGGAGGACAGTCGCGACAATGGCCACAAGTCGAAGAAGTCGCGTCATTAG
- the LOC122618479 gene encoding FACT complex subunit spt16 isoform X1: protein MSSFVLDKEAFVRRVKRLYTEWRAPSIGHDDALRNLDCIMSIVGVEEDVMYSKSMALQLWLLGYELTDTISVFCSDAVYFLTSKKKIEFLKQTQNITEEGFPEIKLLVRDRTDKDQGNFEKLIKALQNSKKGKRLGIFTKDAYPGEFSEAWKKSLTASKFDHVDISTIIAYLMCPKDESEINNIRKASLVSMDIFNKYLKDEIMDIIDSDRKVKHNKLSDGCEAAIGEKKYTSGLDPRLLDMAYPPIIQSGGAYSLKFSAVADKNPLHFGVIVCSLGARYKSYCSNISRTFLVNPTEAMQENYTFLVSVQEEILKLLVPGTKLCDVYEKTLDYVKKEKPSMVDNLPKSFGFAMGLEFRENSIVIGPKCQALLKKNMVFNLHVGISNLTNPEAADKEGKNYALFIGDTVLVGEQSPASVMTPSKKKIKNVGIFIKDDSDEEDVDDKKTAKEDQGTEILGRSKRNAVLESKLRNEINTEEKRKEHQRELAQQLNERAKDRLAKQGNSKEVEKVRKNTVSYKSISQMPREPEVKELKLYVDKKYETVIMPVFGIQVPFHISTIKNISQSVEGEYTYLRINFFHPGATMGRNEGGLYPQPEATFVKEVTYRSSNVKEHGEVGAPSANLNNAFRLIKEVQKRFKTREAEEREKEDLVKQDTLILSQNKGNPKLKDLYIRPNIVTKRMTGSLEAHSNGFRYISVRGDKVDILYNNIKSAFFQPCDGEMIILLHFHLKYAIMFGKKKHVDVQFYTEVGEITTDLGKHQHMHDRDDLAAEQAERELRHKLKTAFKSFCEKVETMTKSVVEFDTPFRELGFPGAPFRSTVTLQPTSGSLVNLTEWPPFVITLDDVELVHFERVQFHLRNFDMIFVFKEYNKKVAMVNAIPMNMLDHVKEWLNSCDIRYSEGVQSLNWQKIMKTITDDPEGFFDQGGWTFLDPESGSEGENETAESEEDEAYNPTDAESDEESDEDSEYSEASEDSEESDEDLGSDEESGKDWSDLEREAAEEDRNHDYATDDKPRNGKFDSKKHGKSSKHSRRDREEARSSTHSKKHKSNSSSSSSHLKSSSSKHGSSSSPSKSSKDKYHSRDKHHSSSSSGHKSSSKDKDRKRSREDSRDNGHKSKKSRH, encoded by the exons ATGTCGAGCTTTGTGCTGGACAAGGAGGCGTTTGTGCGCCGCGTGAAGCGCCTTTACACAGAATGGAGG GCTCCCAGCATCGGACACGATGACGCGCTGCGGAATCTGGACTGCATCATGAGCATCGTGGGCGTCGAGGAGGATGTCATGTACTCCAAGTCCATGGCCCTGCAGCTCTGGCTGCTGGGCTACGAGCTGACGGACACCATCTCCGTGTTCTGCTCGGATGCCGTATACTTCCTCAccagcaaaaagaaaatagagTTCCTGAAACAGACCCAGAACATCACCGAAGAAGGTTTTCCTGAAATCAAGCTCCTTGTGAGGGATCGG ACGGACAAGGACCAGGGCAACTTCGAGAAACTCATCAAAGCCCTGCAGAACTCCAAGAAGGGCAAGCGCTTGGGCATCTTCACCAAGGACGCCTATCCCGGGGAGTTCAGCGAAGCCTGGAAGAAGTCGTTGACGGCGTCCAAGTTCGATCATGTCGACATCAGCACTATTATCGCCTACCTTATGTGTCCCAAGGATGAGTCAGAGATCAACAACATACGCAAGGCATCGCTAGTGTCTATGGACATTTTCAACAAGTATTTGAAAGATGAGATCATGGACATTATTGATTCGGATAGG AAAGTCAAACACAACAAGCTCTCAGATGGCTGCGAGGCTGCCATTGGCGAGAAGAAGTACACCAGTGGTCTGGATCCTAGACTACTCGACATGGCCTATCCACCCATCATCCAATCGGGAGGAGCCTACAGCCTGAAATTCTCCGCCGTAGCTGACAAAAATCCCTTGCACTTCGGGGTGATAGTATGCTCTTTGGGCGCCCGCTACAAGTCCTACTGCTCAAATATATCGCGCACCTTTCTGGTGAATCCCACCGAGGCCATGCAGGAGAACTACACATTTCTGGTAAGTGTGCAGGAGGAGATTCTCAAACTGCTGGTTCCGGGCACCAAGCTGTGCGACGTCTACGAGAAGACCTTGGACTACGTTAAGAAGGAGAAGCCCAGTATGGTGGACAATCTGCCCAAGAGCTTTGGTTTCGCAATGGGCCTGGAGTTCCGGGAGAACTCGATTGTCATCGGACCCAAATGCCAGGCGCTACTCAAAAAGAACATGGTCTTCAACTTGCACGTGGGCATCTCGAATCTGACCAATCCCGAAGCCGCCGACAAAGAGGGCAAGAACTACGCCCTCTTCATCGGCGACACCGTCCTAGTTGGCGAACAATCGCCGGCCAGCGTGATGACTCCCTCCAAGAAGAAGATCAAGAACGTGGGCATCTTCATCAAGGACGACAGCGACGAGGAAGATGTGGATGACAAGAAGACTGCTAAAGAAGATCAGGgcaccgagattctgggtcGCAGCAAGCGCAATGCGGTGCTGGAGTCAAAGCTGCGAAACGAGATCAACACGGAGGAGAAGCGCAAGGAGCACCAGCGCGAGCTGGCTCAGCAGCTGAACGAGCGCGCCAAGGATCGACTGGCCAAGCAGGGAAACTCGAAGGAGGTGGAGAAAGTGCGCAAGAACACCGTTTCATACAAGTCCATCAGCCAAATGCCGCGCGAACCGGAAGTAAAAGAGCTCAAGCTTTACGTGGACAAGAAGTACGAGACCGTCATCATGCCAGTGTTTGGCATCCAGGTGCCGTTCCATATATCGACCATCAAGAACATCTCGCAGTCGGTGGAGGGCGAGTACACGTACTTGCGAATCAACTTCTTCCACCCCGGCGCCACGATGGGTCGCAACGAAGGCGGACTCTATCCTCAGCCAGAAGCCACCTTCGTCAAGGAAGT TACATACCGCAGCTCCAATGTGAAGGAACACGGAGAGGTGGGAGCTCCATCTGCAAATCTGAACAATGCCTTCCGGCTGATCAAGGAGGTGCAGAAGCGCTTTAAGACCCGCGAGGCGGAGGAGCGCGAGAAGGAGGATCTTGTGAAGCAAGACACGCTCATTCTGTCCCAGAACAAGGGCAATCCCAAGCTGAAGGATCTGTACATTCGGCCCAACATCGTGACCAAGCGCATGACGGGCAGCCTGGAAGCGCACTCCAATGGATTCCGGTACATCTCCGTGCGCGGCGACAAGGTGGACATCCTGTACAACAACATCAAGAGCGCGTTCTTCCAGCCCTGTGACGGCGAGATGATCATTCTTCTGCATTTCCACCTCAAGTACGCCATCATGTTTGGCAAAAAGAAGCACGTGGATGTGCAGTTCTACACGGAAGTGGGAGAGATCACCACGGATCTGGGCAAGCACCAGCACATGCACGACCGCGACGACTTGGCTGCTGAGCAGGCGGAACGCGAGCTGCGCCACAAGCTCAAGACTGCCTTCAAGAGCTTCTGCGAGAAGGTGGAAACAATGACCAAGTCGGTAGTGGAGTTCGACACACCGTTCCGTGAGTTGGGATTCCCTGGAGCACCCTTCCGCAGCACGGTGACGCTGCAACCCACCTCGGGCTCACTGGTCAATCTCACAGAATGGCCGCCATTCGTCATCACGCTGGACGATGTGGAGCTGGTGCACTTCGAGCGCGTTCAGTTCCACTTGCGCAACTTCGATATGATATTTGTGTTCAAGGAGTACAACAAGAAGGTGGCCATGGTGAACGCCATTCCCATGAACATGCTGGATCACGTCAAGGAGTGGCTCAA CTCCTGCGACATTCGCTATTCGGAGGGCGTTCAATCCCTGAACTGGCAAAAGATCATGAAGACTATCACAGACGATCCCGAGGGATTCTTTGACCAAGGCGGCTGGACTTTCTTGGACCCGGAATCGGGCAGCGAAGGCGAAAACGAGACCGCCGAGTCCGAAGAGGATGAGGCCTACAATCCCACCGACGCTGAATCGGATGAGGAGTCGGACGAGGATTCCGAGTACTCAGAGGCCTCTGAAGACAGCGAAGAAAGCGATG AGGACCTTGGCTCTGATGAGGAATCTGGCAAGGATTGGTCCGATCTGGAGCGCGAGGCTGCTGAGGAGGATCGCAACCATGATTATGCCACAGATGACAAACCACGCAACGGCAAATTCGATTCCAAGAAGCACGGCAAAAGTTCAAAGCACAG TCGCCGCGACCGCGAGGAGGCTCGATCGTCGACGCACAGTAAAAAGCACAAGTCGaactcctcctcgtcctcttcGCATTTAAAGTCCTCCAGCTCCAAACATGGCAGCTCATCTAG CCCGTCGAAATCGTCGAAGGACAAGTACCACAGCCGGGACAAGCATCATTCCTCCTCATCGTCCGGAcacaagagcagcagcaaggacAAGGATCGCAAGCGCTCGCGGGAGGACAGTCGCGACAATGGCCACAAGTCGAAGAAGTCGCGTCATTAG